A portion of the Leifsonia sp. EB41 genome contains these proteins:
- a CDS encoding VOC family protein, whose translation MLSSSKTYSVLPASDLARATAWFRDKLELEPEDTSEQGVRYRTGGDSWIYIYETSNAGTAQNTAMCWLVDDIVAEMDHLRGRGVQFADYDFPGLKTENGVATDDTGKSAWFQDSEGNYLCLTQPITPM comes from the coding sequence ATGTTGTCGTCGAGCAAGACGTACTCCGTCCTTCCTGCTTCGGACCTGGCGCGCGCCACGGCGTGGTTCCGCGACAAGCTCGAACTCGAACCGGAGGACACCAGTGAGCAGGGGGTCCGCTACCGCACGGGCGGGGACTCCTGGATCTACATCTACGAGACATCCAACGCCGGCACTGCGCAGAACACCGCCATGTGCTGGCTGGTGGACGACATCGTCGCCGAGATGGACCACCTGCGCGGCAGGGGAGTGCAGTTCGCGGACTACGACTTCCCCGGCCTGAAGACCGAGAACGGGGTGGCGACGGACGACACCGGCAAGTCGGCCTGGTTCCAGGACAGCGAGGGCAACTACCTCTGCCTGACCCAGCCCATCACGCCTATGTGA
- a CDS encoding NADH:flavin oxidoreductase/NADH oxidase yields the protein MTSLFDPLTLRGVTVRNRIWTSPMCQYSVLDHSGVPQTWQLVHLGSLATGGSGIVFTEATAVSPEGRISPRDTGIWSGEQAEAWRPIVEFVASQGAVPAIQLAHAGRKASSWPAWGFEDRHGSVPAEEGGWTAVAPSPIAFGDLAVPQELDSAGIDTIVGDFRAAARRAVDVGFRILELHAAHGYLLHEFLSPIANHRTDEYGGSLENRARLLLRIVAAVREEIGDDLPLFVRFSGSDWTPGGWDEQQTATVAGWAQEAGADFFDISSGGIQTGVRIPLQPGYQVPFAEHVRSSAEVDVSAVGLITTPQQAADIVEGGSADAVMLARELLRDPHFPLRAAHELGVRIDYWPPQYLRAVWRG from the coding sequence ATGACTTCGCTCTTCGATCCGCTGACCCTGCGCGGCGTGACGGTCCGCAACCGGATCTGGACCTCCCCGATGTGCCAGTACTCCGTGCTCGACCACTCGGGGGTGCCGCAGACCTGGCAGCTCGTCCACCTGGGCTCGCTCGCGACGGGAGGCAGCGGGATCGTCTTCACGGAGGCGACCGCCGTCAGCCCGGAGGGCCGCATCTCGCCGCGCGACACCGGCATCTGGTCCGGCGAGCAGGCGGAGGCCTGGCGGCCGATCGTGGAGTTCGTCGCGTCGCAGGGCGCGGTGCCCGCCATCCAGCTCGCGCACGCCGGCCGCAAGGCGTCGAGCTGGCCGGCCTGGGGCTTCGAGGACCGGCACGGCTCCGTCCCGGCCGAGGAGGGCGGCTGGACGGCCGTCGCGCCCTCCCCGATCGCGTTCGGCGACCTTGCCGTGCCGCAGGAATTGGACTCGGCCGGAATCGACACGATCGTCGGCGACTTCCGCGCAGCGGCCCGACGGGCGGTCGACGTGGGCTTCCGCATCCTGGAGCTGCACGCCGCGCACGGCTACCTGCTGCACGAGTTCCTCTCGCCCATCGCCAACCACCGCACCGACGAGTACGGCGGCTCGCTCGAGAACCGCGCGCGGCTGCTGCTGCGCATCGTCGCCGCGGTGCGCGAGGAGATCGGCGACGACCTGCCGCTGTTCGTGCGGTTCTCCGGCAGCGACTGGACGCCGGGCGGCTGGGACGAGCAGCAGACGGCGACCGTCGCCGGCTGGGCGCAGGAGGCCGGCGCCGACTTCTTCGACATCTCCTCCGGCGGCATCCAGACCGGCGTGCGCATCCCGCTGCAGCCCGGCTACCAGGTGCCGTTCGCCGAGCACGTGCGCAGCTCGGCCGAGGTGGACGTGAGCGCGGTCGGCCTCATCACGACGCCGCAGCAGGCGGCCGACATCGTGGAGGGCGGCAGCGCCGACGCGGTCATGCTGGCGCGCGAACTCCTGCGCGACCCGCACTTCCCGCTGCGGGCCGCTCACGAGCTCGGCGTCAGGATCGACTACTGGCCGCCGCAGTACCTGCGCGCGGTCTGGCGGGGCTGA
- a CDS encoding HAD family hydrolase — protein MSISIPGTVVVFDYGEVISVTPSDADRTALVGIAGGDAEQFWPAYWRHRNALDQGTVSIQQYWRGIERELGESWEDATIHRLWLADFRSWLSIDHDTLQVLLDLKEGGTRLALLSNAGRDFGSYFRHGTLGDLFEQVFVSGELGTVKPSAEIFEHVMAELGVTPAQTVFIDNKAENVEGARALGIAGHVYTSADDLRAYLQTLAA, from the coding sequence GTGAGCATCTCCATCCCCGGAACGGTGGTCGTCTTCGACTACGGCGAGGTCATCTCGGTCACCCCGAGCGACGCGGACCGCACCGCGCTCGTCGGGATCGCCGGTGGCGACGCCGAGCAGTTCTGGCCGGCGTACTGGCGGCACCGCAACGCGCTCGACCAGGGTACGGTGTCGATCCAGCAGTACTGGCGCGGCATCGAGCGGGAGCTCGGCGAGAGCTGGGAGGACGCGACGATCCACCGGCTGTGGCTCGCGGACTTCCGGAGCTGGCTGAGCATCGACCACGACACGCTCCAAGTGCTGCTCGACCTCAAGGAGGGCGGCACCCGGCTGGCGCTGCTATCGAACGCGGGCCGCGACTTCGGCTCCTACTTCCGGCACGGCACGCTCGGCGACCTGTTCGAGCAGGTGTTCGTCAGCGGCGAGCTGGGAACGGTGAAGCCGAGCGCGGAGATCTTCGAGCACGTCATGGCCGAGCTCGGCGTGACGCCCGCCCAGACCGTGTTCATCGACAACAAGGCCGAGAACGTGGAGGGCGCCCGCGCGCTCGGGATCGCCGGGCACGTCTACACGTCGGCCGACGACCTCCGGGCATATCTCCAGACTCTGGCGGCTTAG
- a CDS encoding NAD(P)H-hydrate dehydratase: MTVPSDLAVGTAWSGELARGWIAVPTESDDKYSRGVLGMVTGSARYPGAAVLGAEAAARTGVGMIRYLGAEHAAHEVLRRRPEVVSAPGRVQAWLLGSGMDADDRDDGDLRRLREALDDGTPLVIDAGALDLVRRARGPVVITPHYRELSKALAAAADDGAPTPEPDEIRQDPGGWAERAASALGATVLLKGHTTHVATPDGSRVAVTAGPPWLATAGSGDVLGGVLGALVATHADAVRERGHEALAALAATAAWVHGRAGEAASQGGPVAALDVAEAVPVVLRRLLAGS; encoded by the coding sequence ATGACGGTCCCGTCCGACCTCGCGGTGGGGACGGCCTGGAGCGGTGAGCTCGCCCGCGGCTGGATCGCGGTGCCCACCGAGTCCGACGACAAGTACTCGCGCGGAGTGCTCGGGATGGTCACCGGCTCCGCGCGCTATCCCGGCGCCGCCGTGCTCGGGGCCGAGGCGGCCGCCCGCACCGGCGTGGGGATGATCCGGTACCTGGGCGCCGAGCACGCCGCGCACGAGGTGCTGCGCCGCAGGCCCGAGGTCGTCTCGGCGCCCGGACGCGTGCAGGCGTGGCTCCTCGGCTCCGGGATGGACGCCGACGACCGCGACGACGGCGACCTCCGCCGGCTCCGTGAGGCGCTCGACGACGGGACCCCGCTGGTGATCGACGCCGGCGCGCTCGACCTGGTGAGGCGGGCGCGCGGGCCGGTCGTGATCACCCCGCACTACCGCGAGCTGTCGAAGGCGCTCGCTGCGGCGGCCGACGACGGCGCTCCCACGCCGGAGCCCGACGAGATCCGCCAGGACCCGGGAGGCTGGGCCGAGCGCGCGGCCTCCGCCCTCGGCGCGACGGTGCTGCTGAAGGGCCACACCACCCATGTCGCCACCCCCGACGGCTCGCGCGTCGCCGTCACGGCCGGGCCGCCGTGGCTCGCGACGGCCGGCAGCGGCGACGTGCTCGGCGGCGTCCTCGGCGCGCTCGTCGCGACGCACGCCGACGCCGTCCGGGAGCGCGGGCACGAGGCGCTCGCGGCTCTCGCGGCGACCGCCGCCTGGGTGCACGGCCGGGCCGGCGAGGCAGCCTCGCAGGGCGGCCCGGTAGCGGCTCTCGACGTGGCGGAGGCCGTCCCGGTGGTGCTGCGGAGGCTGCTCGCGGGAAGCTGA
- a CDS encoding MTH1187 family thiamine-binding protein — MLVAFSVAPSGGEAPDASVHDAVAAAVRIVRESGLPNRTNSMFTELEGEWDEVFDVIRRATEAVGAYGTRVSLVLKADIRPGHTGELDGKVERLEAALRQGEAAGE; from the coding sequence ATGCTGGTCGCATTCTCGGTTGCTCCGAGCGGGGGAGAGGCGCCGGACGCCTCGGTGCACGACGCGGTCGCCGCCGCGGTCCGGATCGTCCGCGAGTCGGGCCTCCCGAACCGTACGAACTCGATGTTCACCGAGCTCGAGGGCGAGTGGGACGAGGTCTTCGACGTGATCCGCCGCGCCACGGAGGCCGTCGGCGCCTACGGCACGCGCGTCTCGCTGGTGCTGAAGGCCGACATCCGCCCCGGCCACACGGGCGAGCTCGACGGCAAGGTCGAACGGCTGGAGGCCGCGCTGCGGCAGGGCGAGGCGGCGGGCGAGTAG
- a CDS encoding MFS transporter, translating into MNPVIDGPTTLSPARTRLALLALALGGFGIGSTEFVAMGLLPNIAHDLLPQLYAASPTAANAQAGWIISAYALGVVVGAPTIAAFAARWPRKKLLLWLLVAFTIGTIASALAPTFQLVLVARFLSALPHGAYFGIASLVAASLMGPGKRGQGVAFVLSGLTIANVIGVPFITWIGQQHGWRIAYIVVAAIFALTFAAVALLVPWQAGDPKATLRNELRAFTRLQVWLALLIGAIGFGGFFAVYTYVAPMVTTVTGLSASAVPLVLILIGIGMTVGNLLGGRMADRSVERGMLVFFAIMLAGLAALFFTAWSLVGLLISVFVIAAAASALSPMIQTRLMDVAHDSQSIAAALNHSALNIANASGAFLGGLTIAAGFGYLSPIVVGAILAVAGIVLALVSFGIDHSRARRGVDTGVVHAQHPDPVPID; encoded by the coding sequence GTGAACCCGGTAATCGACGGGCCGACGACGTTGTCGCCGGCCCGTACTCGTCTTGCGCTCCTCGCGCTCGCCCTCGGCGGCTTCGGCATCGGCTCGACCGAATTCGTCGCCATGGGCCTGCTGCCGAACATCGCCCACGACCTCCTGCCCCAGCTCTACGCGGCCTCCCCGACGGCCGCCAACGCGCAGGCCGGCTGGATCATCTCGGCCTACGCGCTCGGCGTCGTCGTCGGGGCGCCGACCATCGCCGCGTTCGCCGCGCGCTGGCCGCGCAAGAAGCTGCTGCTCTGGCTGCTCGTCGCCTTCACGATCGGCACGATCGCGTCGGCGCTCGCCCCGACCTTCCAGCTCGTACTGGTCGCCCGGTTCCTCTCCGCGCTGCCGCACGGCGCGTACTTCGGCATCGCCTCCCTTGTCGCCGCGTCGCTGATGGGACCGGGCAAGCGCGGCCAGGGCGTCGCGTTCGTGCTCTCGGGGCTCACCATCGCGAACGTCATCGGCGTCCCGTTCATCACCTGGATCGGGCAGCAGCACGGCTGGCGCATCGCCTACATCGTGGTCGCCGCGATCTTCGCCCTCACCTTCGCCGCCGTCGCACTCCTGGTGCCGTGGCAGGCGGGGGACCCGAAGGCCACGCTGCGCAACGAGCTGAGGGCCTTCACCCGCCTCCAGGTCTGGCTGGCGCTGCTCATCGGCGCGATCGGCTTCGGCGGCTTCTTCGCGGTCTACACGTACGTGGCGCCGATGGTCACGACGGTCACCGGGCTCTCCGCTTCGGCCGTCCCGCTGGTCCTCATCCTGATCGGCATCGGGATGACGGTCGGCAACCTGCTCGGCGGACGGATGGCCGACCGCAGCGTCGAACGCGGGATGCTGGTGTTCTTCGCGATCATGCTCGCCGGACTGGCCGCGCTGTTCTTCACCGCGTGGAGTCTCGTCGGCCTCCTGATCTCGGTCTTCGTCATCGCCGCTGCCGCCTCCGCGCTGTCGCCGATGATCCAGACCCGCCTGATGGACGTCGCCCACGACAGCCAGTCGATCGCGGCGGCACTCAACCACTCGGCGCTCAACATCGCGAACGCCTCCGGCGCCTTCCTCGGCGGCCTGACCATCGCGGCAGGCTTCGGCTACCTCTCGCCGATCGTCGTCGGCGCGATCCTCGCGGTCGCAGGCATCGTGCTCGCGCTGGTGTCGTTCGGGATCGACCACTCGCGCGCCCGGCGCGGGGTGGACACCGGGGTCGTGCACGCGCAGCACCCCGACCCCGTCCCGATCGACTGA
- a CDS encoding response regulator transcription factor, with protein sequence MSETPPIRIAIVDDHKMLLGALTEWIRGAADDISMVAAVASWPELLTHPEFPVDVVLLDLDLKDNIPISLKLSTLKTTGVRTVLMSTYSEPAVVREALAAGALGYLVKSEDAEMIVEAIRAASKGESFISAELDLALNAGELGGAPKLSAQERRVMALYGAGEPVKAVAFQLGISDETAKSYLKRIREKYRVAGYDVGTKVALRKRAIQDGILLQND encoded by the coding sequence ATGAGCGAGACTCCCCCCATCAGGATCGCCATCGTCGACGATCACAAGATGCTCCTCGGCGCACTCACCGAGTGGATCAGGGGTGCTGCCGACGACATCAGCATGGTCGCGGCCGTCGCGAGCTGGCCGGAGCTGCTGACGCACCCCGAGTTCCCGGTGGACGTCGTGCTGCTCGACCTCGACCTCAAGGACAACATCCCGATCTCGCTGAAGCTGTCGACGCTGAAGACGACCGGCGTGCGCACCGTGCTGATGAGCACGTACTCGGAGCCGGCCGTCGTGCGCGAGGCGCTGGCCGCCGGCGCCCTCGGCTACCTCGTCAAGAGCGAGGACGCCGAGATGATCGTGGAGGCCATCCGCGCCGCGAGCAAGGGCGAGTCCTTCATCTCCGCCGAGCTCGACCTCGCGCTCAATGCGGGCGAGCTGGGTGGCGCGCCCAAGCTGAGCGCGCAGGAGCGCCGCGTGATGGCGCTGTACGGCGCGGGCGAGCCGGTGAAGGCCGTGGCCTTCCAGCTCGGCATCTCGGACGAGACGGCCAAGAGCTACCTCAAGCGCATCCGCGAGAAGTACCGCGTGGCCGGCTACGACGTCGGCACCAAGGTCGCCCTCCGCAAGCGCGCCATCCAGGACGGCATCCTCCTCCAGAACGACTGA
- a CDS encoding sensor histidine kinase, producing MSRIQKERDRLLATTARTVGLTATATTLLTLSVPGTIPLPLYFASLVLLACMAVAQFQFTALNRLTIWMCVTVVAGLGLMLLHLLPRTGLGPSALTTIGVVGAVGIASVSVVAPTSRTRTVVAVLAGVATIGATVLAVRGGGSLLVEILIFIAAGWVALTATGIWLSRAVPRSLKRISTMSRAYRVERQASETEARRRQGARLLHDTVLATLTLLAHSGVGVGVGALREQAAEDAALLRQLRLGFTPDPARSGDYRLKPVEESTLGNTLESVKQRFRRMGLEVNWHGAGQVLLPSDVLDSFLLALGECLENVRRHSGVLEAHVTITDDETTVRAMVTDAGKGFDVASIEEGRLGFTESIVARLRDVGGNARLFSSPGSGTTVVLEVPK from the coding sequence ATGTCGCGCATCCAGAAGGAGCGTGATCGGCTGCTCGCCACCACCGCCCGCACCGTCGGCCTCACCGCCACGGCGACGACATTGCTCACCCTGAGCGTTCCAGGCACCATTCCGCTGCCCCTGTACTTCGCCTCGCTCGTCCTGCTGGCCTGCATGGCCGTCGCCCAGTTCCAGTTCACCGCGCTCAACCGGCTCACGATCTGGATGTGCGTGACCGTGGTCGCCGGGCTCGGGCTCATGCTCCTGCACCTGCTCCCGCGGACCGGACTCGGTCCGTCCGCGCTGACCACGATCGGCGTCGTCGGCGCGGTCGGGATCGCCAGCGTCTCGGTGGTCGCACCGACCTCCCGCACCCGTACGGTGGTGGCCGTCCTGGCCGGCGTCGCGACCATCGGCGCGACGGTGCTCGCGGTGCGGGGCGGCGGATCGCTGCTGGTCGAGATCCTGATCTTCATCGCGGCCGGCTGGGTCGCCCTGACCGCGACCGGCATCTGGCTGTCGCGGGCGGTGCCGCGGAGCCTGAAGCGCATCTCCACCATGAGCCGCGCCTACCGGGTGGAGCGGCAGGCCAGCGAGACGGAGGCGCGCCGCCGCCAGGGCGCGCGCCTGCTGCACGACACCGTGCTCGCCACGCTCACACTGCTGGCCCACTCCGGTGTCGGAGTCGGCGTCGGCGCGCTGCGCGAGCAGGCCGCGGAGGACGCGGCGCTGCTCCGCCAGCTCCGGCTCGGCTTCACCCCCGACCCTGCGCGTTCCGGCGACTACCGGCTGAAGCCCGTGGAGGAGTCCACCCTCGGCAACACGCTCGAATCGGTGAAGCAGCGCTTCCGCCGGATGGGGCTGGAGGTCAACTGGCACGGGGCCGGCCAGGTGCTGCTGCCCAGCGACGTGCTCGACTCGTTCCTGCTGGCGCTCGGCGAGTGCCTGGAGAACGTGCGCAGGCACTCCGGCGTCCTCGAGGCGCACGTGACCATCACCGACGACGAGACCACCGTGCGCGCGATGGTCACCGACGCGGGCAAGGGCTTCGACGTCGCGAGCATCGAGGAGGGCAGGCTCGGCTTCACCGAGTCGATCGTCGCCCGGCTGCGAGACGTCGGCGGCAACGCCCGGCTGTTCTCGTCGCCGGGCAGCGGGACCACCGTCGTGCTGGAGGTGCCGAAGTGA
- a CDS encoding homoserine O-acetyltransferase, with amino-acid sequence MEWQTSADTAPSSFITEAQARSLLGKPAASGAWKESDPAGARSFAGIGAFAFESGESLPFVRVAYETWGELSAARDNAVLVLHALTGDSHAVGANGPGHPTAGWWQGIIGPGKAIDTDRWFVVAPNMLGGCQGTTGPASIAPDGAEWGPRFPFTTIRDQVNAQAAFADAIGVDRWAAVVGGSMGGMQALEWAVTFPERVERLAVIAAPPFSTADQIALNSVQIEAVRTDPLFHGGYYYDEKDGEGPHRGLALARRMALLNYRSPSELNERFERAWQSGISPLGGGGRFAVESYLDFHGNKFTRRFDANSYLTLVEAMNSHDVGRGRGGLAAALSRVESRTLVVGIDSDRLFPLEGQQLIASHLPETIDGRLPVVIRSDFGHDGFLIEDDAVSEQLRRLFAA; translated from the coding sequence ATGGAGTGGCAGACCTCGGCGGACACGGCACCCTCGAGCTTCATCACGGAGGCTCAGGCGCGGTCGCTCCTCGGCAAGCCCGCGGCGAGCGGCGCCTGGAAGGAGTCCGACCCGGCCGGGGCGCGATCGTTCGCAGGGATCGGCGCGTTCGCGTTCGAGAGCGGCGAGAGCCTCCCGTTCGTCCGGGTCGCCTACGAGACCTGGGGCGAGCTGTCCGCGGCACGCGACAACGCGGTGCTGGTGCTGCACGCCCTGACCGGCGACAGCCACGCGGTCGGCGCCAACGGCCCAGGGCATCCCACCGCCGGCTGGTGGCAGGGCATCATCGGGCCGGGCAAGGCGATCGACACCGACCGCTGGTTCGTCGTCGCGCCGAACATGCTGGGCGGCTGCCAGGGGACCACCGGCCCCGCCTCGATCGCGCCGGACGGCGCCGAGTGGGGACCGCGCTTCCCGTTCACGACCATCCGCGACCAGGTGAACGCGCAGGCCGCGTTCGCCGACGCCATCGGCGTCGACCGCTGGGCCGCTGTCGTCGGCGGCTCGATGGGCGGCATGCAGGCGCTGGAGTGGGCCGTGACATTCCCGGAGCGCGTCGAGCGGCTCGCGGTCATCGCCGCGCCCCCGTTCTCCACCGCAGACCAGATCGCGCTCAACTCGGTGCAGATCGAGGCGGTGCGCACCGACCCGCTGTTCCACGGCGGCTACTACTACGACGAGAAGGACGGCGAGGGCCCGCACCGCGGCCTCGCGCTGGCGCGCCGGATGGCGCTGCTCAACTACCGCAGCCCGTCAGAGCTGAACGAGCGGTTCGAGCGCGCCTGGCAGAGCGGGATCAGCCCGCTCGGGGGCGGCGGACGGTTCGCGGTGGAGTCGTACCTCGACTTCCACGGCAACAAATTCACCCGGCGTTTCGACGCGAACAGCTATCTCACGCTGGTCGAGGCGATGAATTCGCACGATGTCGGACGGGGTCGCGGCGGACTCGCGGCCGCGCTCTCACGCGTGGAATCCCGCACTCTGGTGGTCGGCATCGACAGCGACCGGCTCTTCCCGCTCGAGGGACAGCAGCTCATCGCATCCCACCTCCCGGAGACGATCGACGGTAGGCTTCCGGTGGTGATCCGCTCCGACTTCGGTCACGACGGATTCCTGATCGAGGACGATGCCGTCAGCGAGCAGCTCAGGAGGCTGTTCGCGGCGTAG
- a CDS encoding potassium channel family protein, with the protein MADDAKRRRWESATVWPGVVASVVFLVAYSWTVLDPRMGRLLYGTLISLLALIWVAFLVDYVVRFHLAEDKRRFVQHNVIDLLSVLIPVARPFRLIGDLFRIPSLRGGSGSHLRRRIIIIAGTFVLMFIYVISLAVYQVERYAPGSNIHSFGDSLWWACVTMATVGYGDYYPVTVTGRLLAIVLMIGGVAIVGTASATIVNYLSEQTQQARDRREREHERHDGPRPVEDSDPPRPDDG; encoded by the coding sequence ATGGCGGACGACGCGAAGCGGAGGCGGTGGGAGTCGGCCACGGTGTGGCCGGGCGTCGTCGCGAGCGTCGTCTTCCTGGTCGCGTACTCGTGGACGGTGCTCGATCCGCGGATGGGCCGTCTGCTCTACGGGACGCTCATCTCGCTGCTCGCGCTGATCTGGGTGGCGTTCCTCGTCGACTACGTGGTGCGCTTCCACCTCGCGGAGGACAAGCGCAGGTTCGTGCAGCACAACGTGATCGACCTGCTGTCGGTGCTGATCCCGGTCGCCCGGCCGTTCCGCCTGATCGGCGACCTCTTCCGCATCCCGAGCCTGCGCGGCGGGAGCGGGAGCCACCTGCGCAGACGCATCATCATCATCGCCGGCACGTTCGTCCTGATGTTCATCTACGTCATCTCGCTCGCCGTCTACCAGGTGGAGCGCTACGCCCCCGGGTCCAACATCCACTCGTTCGGCGACTCGCTCTGGTGGGCGTGCGTGACGATGGCGACCGTCGGCTACGGCGACTACTACCCGGTGACGGTGACGGGGCGCCTGCTGGCGATCGTGCTCATGATCGGCGGCGTGGCGATCGTCGGCACCGCGAGCGCCACCATCGTCAACTACCTCAGCGAGCAGACGCAGCAGGCCAGGGACCGCAGGGAACGCGAGCACGAGCGGCACGACGGGCCGAGGCCTGTCGAGGACTCCGACCCGCCCCGCCCCGACGACGGCTGA
- a CDS encoding SDR family oxidoreductase codes for MSNRRVVVTGASSGIGAATVRLFRERGWEVVGVARRQERLDELAAETGAEVFAADLTRQEDVDALRDHLAATGPIHALVNNAGGAKGLDSVEASSVDDWVWMYEINVIGTKRVISALLPLLRDGARETGHADILNLTSIAGLNAYVGGGGYNAAKFAEHALTEVLRLELNGEPIRVVEVAPGMVATEEFSLVRFDGDRARRDAVYEDVPEPLTAEDVAGTIVHALELPRHVDLDLIVVKPVAQAASYRFAKGALAVKD; via the coding sequence ATGAGCAACAGACGTGTGGTCGTGACGGGTGCGAGTTCGGGGATCGGTGCGGCGACGGTCCGCCTGTTCCGCGAGCGGGGCTGGGAGGTCGTCGGCGTCGCGCGCCGGCAGGAGCGCCTGGACGAGCTCGCGGCCGAGACCGGCGCCGAGGTGTTCGCCGCCGACCTGACCCGCCAGGAGGACGTGGACGCGCTGCGCGACCACCTCGCCGCGACCGGCCCGATCCACGCCCTCGTCAACAACGCGGGCGGCGCCAAGGGGCTCGACTCGGTGGAGGCCTCCAGCGTCGACGACTGGGTGTGGATGTACGAGATCAACGTCATCGGCACCAAGCGCGTGATCAGCGCACTGCTCCCCCTGCTGCGCGACGGAGCCAGGGAGACCGGCCACGCCGACATCCTCAACCTGACCTCCATCGCCGGCCTCAACGCCTACGTCGGCGGCGGCGGGTACAACGCGGCGAAGTTCGCCGAGCACGCCCTCACCGAGGTGCTGCGCCTGGAGCTGAACGGCGAGCCCATCCGCGTCGTGGAGGTCGCACCGGGCATGGTCGCGACCGAGGAGTTCTCGCTGGTCCGCTTCGACGGCGACCGGGCCCGCCGCGACGCCGTCTACGAGGACGTGCCGGAGCCGCTGACCGCGGAGGACGTCGCCGGGACGATCGTGCACGCGCTCGAGCTGCCGCGGCACGTGGACCTCGACCTGATCGTGGTGAAGCCGGTGGCGCAGGCGGCGTCCTACCGGTTCGCCAAGGGCGCGCTGGCGGTCAAGGACTGA